One genomic region from Ornithinimicrobium flavum encodes:
- a CDS encoding mismatch-specific DNA-glycosylase — MTTRRFSRAELESFRDAVVPDLLPREGTRLRLLFVGINPGLWTAATQAHFAHPGNRFYPALHRAGIITRPVDPAAGMSPEDREHLLGRGIGITNLVPRATARADELSAEELREGARRLRATVRRVAPAVVAVAGITAYRSAFGVRAAGAGRQPHPLEGAVLWVVPNPSGLNAHETVDSLARAYAAPAAEAGIPGLAGADAG; from the coding sequence GTGACGACCCGCCGGTTCTCCCGCGCGGAGCTGGAGTCCTTCCGGGACGCCGTGGTCCCCGACCTGCTGCCCCGCGAGGGGACGCGGCTGCGGCTGCTCTTCGTCGGCATCAACCCGGGTCTGTGGACCGCCGCGACGCAGGCGCACTTCGCCCACCCCGGCAACCGCTTCTACCCGGCGCTGCACCGGGCCGGGATCATCACGCGGCCGGTCGATCCGGCCGCCGGCATGAGCCCCGAGGACCGTGAGCACCTGCTGGGGCGGGGGATCGGGATCACCAACCTGGTGCCCAGGGCGACCGCGCGGGCCGACGAGCTGTCCGCCGAGGAGCTGCGCGAGGGCGCCCGGCGGCTGCGGGCCACGGTGCGGCGGGTGGCGCCCGCGGTGGTCGCGGTCGCCGGCATCACCGCCTACCGCAGCGCTTTCGGCGTGCGTGCGGCCGGGGCCGGGCGGCAGCCGCACCCGCTGGAGGGAGCGGTGCTCTGGGTGGTCCCGAACCCCAGCGGTCTCAACGCGCACGAGACGGTGGACTCGCTGGCCCGGGCCTACGCCGCACCGGCCGCCGAGGCCGGCATCCCGGGTCTGGCCGGGGCCGACGCCGGGTGA
- a CDS encoding M4 family metallopeptidase, producing MIPGTPTTTTTRCGIVPGYLLRRLATAEPDLAPALEFAVRDGEVTRGRREIQATRWPGGHPPEPGGRSDLLRRMSSALPQVGQSEPDVSGPEPLPEEAGPDRRVHDAEHGSVLPGRFVRGEGDPETADVSVSEAFDGLGATWEVLARIYGRDSLDGRGLPLVASVHYGRDYDNAFWDGRQMVFGDGDGIYFNRFTANVDVIAHELAHGLTQYSAGLTYVGQSGALNESVSDVWGAVVRQWVLGQQAREADWLIGAGLFTDRVQGVALRSMAAPGTAYDDPALGRDPQPGHMDDYVRLPHDAQSDNGGVHINSGIPNRAFHLFATSLGGFSWERAGMVWHDTMTTPGLVPRDVEFDGFATATVRSAVRRYGTGSEVEEALRAAWDQVGLPVGSGTPAR from the coding sequence GGCTACCTGCTGCGGCGGCTGGCCACGGCGGAGCCGGACCTCGCGCCCGCGCTGGAGTTCGCCGTGCGCGACGGGGAGGTGACCCGCGGCCGCCGCGAGATCCAGGCGACGAGGTGGCCGGGCGGGCACCCGCCGGAGCCCGGGGGGCGCAGCGACCTGCTGCGACGGATGTCGTCGGCCCTGCCGCAGGTCGGGCAGTCCGAGCCGGACGTGAGCGGGCCCGAGCCGCTGCCGGAGGAGGCGGGGCCGGACCGCAGGGTGCACGACGCGGAGCACGGCAGCGTCCTGCCGGGTCGGTTCGTGCGGGGGGAGGGCGACCCCGAGACCGCCGACGTGTCGGTGAGCGAGGCCTTCGACGGGCTGGGCGCCACCTGGGAGGTGCTTGCGCGGATCTACGGGAGGGACTCCCTGGACGGCCGGGGATTGCCGCTGGTGGCGAGCGTGCACTACGGCCGCGACTACGACAACGCCTTCTGGGACGGTCGCCAGATGGTCTTCGGTGACGGGGACGGCATCTACTTCAACCGGTTCACGGCCAACGTGGACGTCATCGCGCACGAGCTCGCGCACGGGCTGACGCAGTACTCCGCGGGGCTGACCTACGTCGGCCAGTCCGGCGCCCTCAACGAGTCGGTGTCGGACGTCTGGGGTGCCGTGGTGCGCCAGTGGGTCCTGGGGCAGCAGGCCCGGGAGGCGGACTGGCTGATCGGGGCGGGGCTGTTCACCGACCGCGTGCAGGGGGTCGCGCTCCGGTCGATGGCCGCACCCGGCACGGCCTACGACGACCCGGCGCTGGGCCGCGACCCGCAGCCGGGGCACATGGACGACTACGTGCGGCTGCCCCACGACGCGCAGAGCGACAACGGCGGCGTGCACATCAACTCCGGCATCCCCAACCGGGCCTTCCACCTCTTCGCCACGTCCCTCGGCGGGTTCTCGTGGGAGCGGGCGGGGATGGTGTGGCACGACACCATGACGACACCCGGTCTGGTGCCGCGCGACGTGGAGTTCGACGGCTTCGCGACGGCGACCGTCCGTTCCGCGGTCCGCCGCTACGGCACGGGCTCGGAGGTCGAGGAGGCTCTCCGGGCCGCCTGGGACCAGGTGGGTCTGCCGGTCGGGTCGGGGACGCCCGCCCGGTGA